The Candidatus Krumholzibacteriia bacterium genome contains a region encoding:
- a CDS encoding two-component regulator propeller domain-containing protein: MIDRVFTHSTGIQSICPTSTGLWIAHQGGLSFLDPESGRQAKWTTADGIPAHPVLHVAQEGSRIAVATPNGLAWSDDAARLLQDTFAGAPRPRWQRALAHARGTGAYLNGIAFVHGRLHATTGGGRIYREGAGGFELLELPLPQARLLHLLALECQPERLRLLVISNNCGILLLATGAAEEPSLYQWSEQEGLTSRYATTVIQAGEYVVVGVHGCAHVARRRDLLQRPAELRRWGRIQFGDPQGPVEHGRVHAVCAHGEHLYLGTATGLYRLPLSDLEAAASGEVEAEPLDEVPVRHLASHRGELWCVQHSSLCRLVEGAGAATPREVLPDGGASGRGALRFRRRPEAAAFAPRITTFSRRWRNLPESRWRASAAEPESARIACLAATPRGLACGGDGGRVLHFADEHWSCESVVRQQRSPEVHALAHDPEAGTLWCATRHGLFGRDFRGRWLRDLEFPGRAVHQLVSWQGMLLALGSAGLHVRVQGAWSEVAFRGENPSFFLAGAGAPGLVLAARPGASYYLWSPAAPRPERWDLAVGRANCLAWDGLERLWIGTDHGLVRWQGNRLESYAWEGEAENHITAVLVHAGNLHVGSHAGAWVAASASLDPARGTALESRGKRLGLLDGLPHAHVTSMLVHDGRVWVGTQGGLAALA, translated from the coding sequence ATGATCGACCGAGTCTTCACGCACTCGACGGGCATCCAGTCCATCTGCCCGACGTCCACCGGACTGTGGATCGCCCACCAGGGCGGTCTTTCCTTCCTCGATCCCGAAAGCGGCCGTCAGGCCAAGTGGACCACCGCCGACGGCATCCCCGCCCATCCGGTCCTGCACGTGGCGCAGGAAGGGAGTCGCATCGCCGTGGCCACTCCCAACGGCCTGGCCTGGAGCGACGACGCGGCGCGGTTGCTGCAAGACACCTTCGCCGGCGCGCCGCGACCGCGGTGGCAGCGAGCCCTAGCGCACGCCCGCGGCACCGGCGCCTATCTGAACGGCATCGCTTTCGTCCACGGCCGACTGCACGCCACCACCGGCGGCGGGCGGATCTACCGGGAGGGGGCCGGCGGTTTCGAACTCCTAGAACTGCCCTTGCCACAGGCGCGGTTGCTGCATCTCCTGGCCCTCGAGTGCCAGCCGGAGCGCCTGCGCCTCCTGGTGATCTCGAACAACTGCGGCATCCTGCTCTTGGCCACGGGCGCGGCCGAGGAACCGTCCCTCTACCAGTGGAGCGAGCAGGAAGGCCTGACCTCGCGCTACGCCACCACCGTGATCCAGGCGGGCGAGTACGTCGTCGTCGGCGTGCATGGGTGCGCGCACGTGGCACGGAGGCGCGATCTTCTGCAACGCCCGGCCGAACTCCGGCGCTGGGGTCGGATCCAGTTCGGCGACCCCCAAGGGCCGGTGGAGCACGGGCGGGTGCATGCGGTCTGCGCCCACGGCGAGCATCTCTATCTCGGCACCGCCACCGGACTGTACCGCCTGCCTCTCTCCGACCTCGAGGCTGCCGCCAGCGGGGAGGTGGAGGCAGAGCCGCTCGACGAAGTTCCGGTGCGCCACCTGGCGAGCCATCGTGGCGAGCTCTGGTGCGTGCAACACAGCAGCCTGTGCCGACTCGTGGAAGGGGCCGGTGCCGCCACGCCGCGCGAGGTGCTCCCGGACGGGGGAGCGAGCGGCCGCGGCGCGCTGCGCTTCCGTCGTCGCCCCGAGGCCGCCGCTTTCGCGCCACGGATCACCACTTTCTCCCGCCGTTGGCGCAACCTGCCGGAATCGCGCTGGCGGGCTTCCGCCGCCGAGCCCGAATCAGCGCGCATCGCCTGCCTGGCAGCGACGCCGCGCGGTCTGGCCTGCGGTGGCGATGGCGGTCGCGTCCTCCACTTCGCCGACGAACACTGGTCCTGCGAGAGCGTGGTGCGGCAGCAGCGCTCCCCCGAGGTCCACGCCCTGGCGCATGATCCCGAGGCCGGCACGCTGTGGTGCGCCACCCGGCACGGCCTCTTCGGCCGCGACTTCCGCGGGCGCTGGCTGCGCGACCTGGAGTTTCCCGGGCGTGCGGTGCACCAGCTCGTGTCCTGGCAGGGAATGTTGCTGGCCCTCGGCAGCGCCGGGCTGCACGTGCGTGTGCAAGGCGCCTGGAGCGAGGTGGCGTTTCGCGGCGAGAACCCGTCGTTCTTCCTCGCCGGTGCCGGTGCCCCCGGGCTCGTCCTCGCCGCCCGGCCCGGGGCGAGCTACTACCTCTGGTCCCCGGCGGCGCCGCGCCCGGAACGCTGGGACCTGGCCGTGGGGCGTGCGAATTGCTTGGCCTGGGACGGGCTCGAGCGGCTCTGGATCGGCACCGATCATGGACTCGTTCGCTGGCAAGGCAATCGCCTCGAGAGCTACGCCTGGGAAGGCGAAGCGGAGAACCACATCACCGCGGTGCTGGTCCATGCAGGCAATCTCCACGTGGGGTCGCACGCCGGCGCCTGGGTCGCGGCGAGCGCCAGTCTGGATCCTGCACGGGGCACCGCGCTCGAGTCCCGCGGCAAGAGGCTAGGACTGCTCGACGGTCTTCCGCACGCTCACGTCACCAGCATGCTGGTGCACGACGGGCGTGTCTGGGTGGGAACCCAAGGCGGTCTGGCCGCTCTGGCGTGA